The Streptococcaceae bacterium ESL0687 genome has a segment encoding these proteins:
- a CDS encoding helix-turn-helix domain-containing protein: MKSDFGRTLRKIRRGKNVSICQLEVCGLSKSQISRFERGESEISCSRFIKILDVLNIGLDEFIGFHNLQKSNKLPSTVNLQRIHINKDLKQLEGILQTLEDTHSNQLEKVMIKVMIYSLNQSSKPSQKEINLLTDYLFDIDLWGNFEINLLNDSASIINYNTLYLLTKELITDSSDFTSNQANKLLIIQLAINTLMISIDLGFFGNSKFLIRNLRELLKSENYLYEDTIFMYARGYLNFKTGSLSGKKNMVRSLKILRYLNKDSLLKVYLKHYLKNVENRIELTH; this comes from the coding sequence ATGAAATCAGATTTTGGAAGAACCCTCAGAAAAATAAGAAGAGGAAAAAATGTAAGTATTTGTCAGCTTGAGGTTTGTGGACTTTCAAAGTCCCAGATATCAAGATTTGAACGCGGGGAATCAGAAATTTCTTGCTCGAGATTTATTAAAATTCTGGATGTTTTAAATATCGGATTAGATGAATTTATAGGCTTTCACAATCTACAAAAATCAAATAAATTACCTTCAACAGTTAATCTTCAAAGAATCCATATTAATAAGGACTTAAAGCAACTTGAGGGCATCCTCCAAACACTAGAAGACACCCATTCCAATCAACTAGAGAAAGTAATGATTAAGGTCATGATTTACTCCTTAAACCAAAGCTCAAAACCCTCGCAAAAAGAGATTAATCTTTTGACAGATTATCTATTTGACATTGATTTATGGGGTAATTTCGAAATCAACCTCCTTAACGACTCTGCTTCTATCATCAACTACAACACCCTGTATTTATTGACCAAGGAGCTGATAACAGATTCTTCTGATTTTACTTCCAATCAAGCAAACAAACTCCTGATTATTCAATTGGCTATTAATACTTTAATGATAAGTATTGATCTTGGCTTTTTTGGCAATTCAAAGTTTTTAATCAGAAATTTAAGAGAGCTCTTAAAAAGCGAAAACTACCTGTATGAAGATACGATTTTTATGTATGCAAGAGGTTATTTAAACTTTAAAACAGGATCCTTATCCGGTAAGAAAAATATGGTTCGTTCCCTAAAAATCCTTAGATACCTCAACAAGGATTCCCTCCTCAAGGTTTATTTAAAACACTATTTAAAGAATGTTGAAAATAGGATTGAACTAACCCATTAA